A window of Ignavibacteria bacterium contains these coding sequences:
- a CDS encoding T9SS type A sorting domain-containing protein, with protein MKKSGVSCLLLLAILIFSNSLKANPIGFTFFSELVFDSTGWKLEMNLNQPFFNQQGDSLSLKGWYLVSGKDTAYFKDWMYLRPYTGDISKTSYLVLTKDSLRGALDLNMEGDSLYLYAPDGNQWDDLKFGKSGITVLKLNQSLCLSYNFFYLDNSPTIGEPNDRKGATATIKGFVKDASGHPAVNERFAYVGNHTEFYCTDSTGHFSFEDWAASTYNFYFANGTSHKYLSVSLQPGEIKEVVFQLDWVISDNNQAQGVEKKPGLGEIRYSLDQNYPNPFNPATSISYSIPKAGPVKLQVFNLLGNEVATLVNEYKNAGTHKVSFDASVLPSGVYIYTIQSGSFRNAKKMTVMK; from the coding sequence ATGAAAAAGTCAGGCGTTAGTTGTCTTTTACTACTAGCAATATTAATTTTTTCAAACAGCCTTAAGGCAAATCCCATAGGTTTTACATTCTTCAGCGAGCTTGTGTTTGATTCCACGGGCTGGAAGCTGGAGATGAATCTTAATCAGCCATTTTTTAATCAGCAGGGCGATTCGCTTTCATTAAAAGGCTGGTACCTGGTAAGCGGGAAAGACACAGCCTACTTTAAGGACTGGATGTACCTGAGGCCATATACGGGCGATATCTCAAAAACAAGTTATCTAGTACTGACAAAAGATAGCCTGCGGGGAGCTCTGGATCTGAATATGGAAGGCGACTCACTTTATCTTTATGCGCCGGATGGGAATCAGTGGGATGATTTGAAATTTGGTAAAAGTGGAATTACGGTTCTAAAACTCAATCAGTCACTTTGTTTAAGTTATAATTTCTTTTATCTTGATAACTCCCCTACCATAGGAGAACCGAATGACAGAAAAGGGGCTACAGCTACAATAAAGGGATTCGTGAAAGATGCCTCAGGCCATCCGGCTGTAAATGAAAGGTTTGCATATGTAGGTAACCATACGGAATTTTATTGCACTGATTCGACTGGGCATTTTTCGTTCGAAGACTGGGCAGCCAGTACTTATAACTTTTACTTCGCAAACGGAACCAGCCATAAATATCTATCCGTAAGTCTCCAGCCTGGTGAAATAAAGGAAGTGGTGTTTCAGCTCGACTGGGTAATCAGTGACAACAATCAGGCTCAGGGTGTTGAGAAGAAACCGGGCCTGGGGGAAATTAGATACTCTCTGGATCAGAACTACCCAAATCCTTTTAATCCTGCAACTTCAATAAGTTATTCTATTCCAAAGGCAGGGCCTGTGAAACTTCAGGTATTCAATTTGCTGGGAAATGAAGTGGCAACGCTTGTAAATGAGTACAAGAATGCGGGAACGCACAAGGTTAGTTTTGATGCTTCGGTGCTTCCAAGCGGAGTTTATATTTACACTATACAGTCCGGAAGCTTCAGGAATGCAAAGAAAATGACAGTAATGAAGTAG